DNA from Polyangia bacterium:
CAGGCGGCTGCCGAGACCGCGGATGAAAGGCAAGGTCGTCTTCTCGAACGACGACCCGCCGCCAGCGCTGGCAAAGGCCACATCCAGGACGGCGACGCGCCCTTTGATCCGATCTGCCGGTGGCAACGTGCGCGGGGTCAGATAGACGAACGGCGGGATCGAGGGGGCGGTCACCGCCCAAAGATACTCGATGGCAGGCGACGGCGCGCGCGGGGCGACTTCGGGCGCCGCGCGGGGTCGGGCTCATACTGCGGCCAGTAGCCACCGCGGCGATCGGTCAGACTACGGCGAGCAGAAGCCGTACTTGGCGCCCATCGGCTTGCAGGACATGCCGGACGGACAGGCAGCCTTGCTCGGGTTGCAGACGGTGCGGCAGACGGAGGTCGCCGGGGCGCCGTTGACGGACATGGTGATGCACGTCAGGCCGGCCTTGCAGTCGCTGTACAGCGTGCAGGCGGCGCCTTCGATGCCCGCCTTGTCGGGCGCCAGGCCCATGCTGTTCGTCGGGCAGTCGCAAAGCGTCTTGCCGGTGTTGAGGAAGAAACAGGCCAGGTTGCCCGCGCAGCCGGTCTTGCCGATCGGGTCGCAATCCTGCCGGGGCACGTTGCAAACAGTGAACATCGACGGCACGCTCATCATCTGCGGGACCACCGGAATGTTGCACAGCACGTCGCTGTCCGGCTGGTTGCACTGATCGTCGTCGTTGCAAAGCTTGTAACAGCGGTTCACTGCCGCGCATTCTTTTGCCTCGGCCAGACAAACCAGGCCTTGCGCGCAGTCGTCAAAGCCAAGTTCGTGGTCATTGGTCTGCATGCAGACCTGTCCCAGGGTCTTTGTCCCAATGGCCACACACCGGCTGGCCGCGCCGGCGGCGTTGCAGCGCTGGCCGCAGCCGCACCCGGTCTGACAAATCACGTTGCAAGCCTGTCCGCTGGGCGGTGGGTCAGCGCACAGCGCGGTCGATCCACCACAGTCAGTCGGTCCGCTGTCGGGTCGATAACAACGTCCGCTGGGGTGACAGAAGAAGCCGTCCGGACACATTCCCCCCTCGGAGCAGTGCAACCCTCCGTTGACGATGTTCGGATTGTAACAACCGTTCGACCCGGCGGTGGCGGCCACAGCCACCAATGCCAGGAACCCAAGGCCGATGGTCCGATGAAGGATTTTTTTCATGAGGATCGTCAACGTTAAAGGCAGAATCCGTAGACCTTGCTGCCGTTGATGGGCCGGCAGGTGGCGCCGCCGTCGCAGGGATTCGATTGCGCCATTCCGCAGGTTGCGAGGCAACGTAGATCTCCTGAGTTATTCGCGTCTATACACGTGAGGCCCGGGAAGCAATCTTGCGTCTGTTCGCATGAATCCGATTCGCGCTTGTCGCCGTCGGGACAGTCGCAAAACGTCTTGTCCGGCACCACCGCAGACAGATAACACGTCTGGCCTCCCAGCGGGCAGCCGCTAGCAGCCGTATTTACCGGATCGCAGGTGCGGAACGGAACTTCGCACACCTTGAAACCGCCGGGGTTGCCCAACTTGGCGGCTGGCCGCGAGCACGACGAACCGGGACAGTCGTCGTCGGTGCGGCAATACTGAAAGCAATGCATGCCGCATCCTTCGTGCAGACACACCAGCCCCGCCGCGCAGCTGTCGGTCTGGGCCGGCGATCCCGCCGAAGCGATGTCGCAAGAGACGCCGACCGGCAGATTGCCGGGCAACGGCTGCGAGCACGTCGGCGAGCCGGCCGAATTCACGATGCACCGCTGTTCGCAGCCGGCGCATCCGCTTTGACAGTACGGATCACAGCTTCGGCCGCCTCCCTGCGGCGTACAGTTGGGACGCGGCTGGATGCACATCGCCTCCATTTGATCGGGCTTCGGATCGGACGGCAGGGTGTCCGGATGGACGTCCCTGGGCAGATCGGTCGCGGCGCCGTCCGTGGAAATTTGATGTCGGCAAGTGTTGCTTCCGGGGTCGCAAAGAAACCCGTCCGGACATTGTTTGTTGGGCAGCGGCGCGCACAGGTAGCCACCGTCGGCGATGTGCGGGCGGTAACAAGCGGACGCAACCACCATCGTGGCTAGGACTGCACCAAAGCCAATCTGGCTCGCCTGACGGGCATCGCGCATCCTGGGTTGCAACGTCTCAGAATGACCAGCCGGCCTGGGCCCCCATGTACCCCACGCCGATCACGGGCGCCACCGACGGCGCCGAGTTGTGCGGTGTCGCTTCCGGTGATGGGGAGAAGGACGATCCCGAAGAAGGCGTGGTCAGAAGGACGATGCCGCCGGCCACGATGGTGGCGGCGCTGAACGACCCCAAGACGATGGCCACCAGGTTGGCGTTCTTGCCGTTGGTCTCCACCGCCGGGTTGAAATAGACCGAACCGGCGGACTGCGATTCGCTGCTGAGCTTGTCGGCCTTCTCCTGGGCGATCTTGCCCTGCCAGATACTGGCTCCGCCCAGGATCGCGCCCACCCCCAGCAGGACCGCGCCGACCACAAAGTGGGCCGTCCGGTTGCCAGACTGAACCGGCGCCGGTTCCAGCGGTATCACTGGTGTCGGCTCGGTGATGGCGGGCGGCGGCACGGTCGGCGGCGGCGGCGTGGGCGGGGAAGCGATCGGGCTGACGGGTGTCGGCGTGGGCATGGGCGTGGGCGCCACCGGGACCATCGGCGCCCCGGCCTTCTTGCGCTCGTCCACCACCTTCTCCAACTCGGCGATGCGTCGTTCGACGATTTCTCGGTTGGGCGCGCTGGGTGATCGCTGCAAATAGCGGCGATAAAAGCGGATCGCTTCCGATAGCTGGTCACTGAGACGATACGCCTGGGCGATGTTGTAGATCATCGCCGCGTCGCCGCCTATCTCGTAGGCCTTCTGATATTCCTCGATGGCTTCCTGGTACTTGCCCACGTCATAAGCCCGCGTGGCTTTGTCGTAGTGCAGCTTCATATCCGCCTTCTGTTGCGGCGAAAGCTGCATCGCCTGCGCCGAGGCGCCGGCGAAAAATACCCA
Protein-coding regions in this window:
- a CDS encoding tetratricopeptide repeat protein: MGVWVFFAGASAQAMQLSPQQKADMKLHYDKATRAYDVGKYQEAIEEYQKAYEIGGDAAMIYNIAQAYRLSDQLSEAIRFYRRYLQRSPSAPNREIVERRIAELEKVVDERKKAGAPMVPVAPTPMPTPTPVSPIASPPTPPPPTVPPPAITEPTPVIPLEPAPVQSGNRTAHFVVGAVLLGVGAILGGASIWQGKIAQEKADKLSSESQSAGSVYFNPAVETNGKNANLVAIVLGSFSAATIVAGGIVLLTTPSSGSSFSPSPEATPHNSAPSVAPVIGVGYMGAQAGWSF